The genomic region ctgctgtattttcctattattattgttgattgtattgcattaagaagtggaattcgataataaaaaagaaacaattattactctacctcacttttaaatattgatacaatattattgtactttgatttcaaattcgattcttcacttttaaatacttgcgatacgtacctttctgacaatggacaatgcagccaacattatattgttgaggctatggagatatcatcgtattctattgtttgatatcaaaaacacaataatgaatattaaattatgaaacagtaatttataaaatatatatagacatgataccgcgattcacgatacataattatatagattattgggttttggtctgtatgtgtgtgtgtgtggtgtgtgtgtgtgtgtggtgtgtgtgtgtgtggtgtgtgtgtgtgtgtgtgtgtgtgtgtgtgtgtgtgtgtgtgtgttgtgtgtgtatgagtgtatgtgcgtctgtgtgcacgatatctcatctcccaatcaacggaatgacttgtaactcggaacttaaggtccttacactatgaggaaccgacacgaacaatttcgatcaaatgcaattcaagattgcggctaaaattgcgaaaatgttgtgaaaaacagggttttttgcgattttctcgaaaacagctcaaagattttgatcaaatccatacctggaatagtaattggaaagctctatcaactgccacaagtcccatacctgtaaaaatttcaggagttccgcctcatctatgcaaagttggatttcagatcaccaattatcaggcttcatatacaattaaaacaaagaaattcgagtggaaaagattgaacatgaaaatctctacaattaatgttcagtagcattttcacctaaaatttaaaataagctcataattcgagaaaatgtgattattcaattgcaaactgttggcaactgttgattctatcaaatcattcgctttgaagagatagcagacctcgtgtgtctacagCTTTATTGTTtcgtcaccagctggctcagatctatgaatagtagacttgagatgcgcgtgaaacactagcgtcaggtgataaattttcataacggcaaggaaagttgtgtgtgagtgcgccacacctgaTTTTTCTGATTTATCATCCCAAttttataatgttatcaatttCTGTTACAGAGTTGTGAAAGGTTCCTATGTTGGGGATACAATGGTGAATGGAATCAAGGGTCAAGAGTATATTGTGAGCCTTGGCAAAGGGGGGTGAAGACCCCATGACAAGCTGTTATTGTTCCAGACCCAAAAAGTGCCCACCTGGAGCTGTGGACATCACCCCTTGTTTGGgtgagttttcaaaatttgaaaaataaatctatttCTTAACctgtttcaaaaattcaaaagttTGAAAACCATTTCTCACAATAACTTACTTTCCCCTCATTGGCTGAgtttcataaataaatacttcaaaTGACTGAGTTTTTTCAAGTGCGTCATTTTTTTCTCAGTATTAACATAGAGTAGAAATATGTTAGATTAAATATAATgagatattgaaattaatatattggaatattaagatataagataaaatatactaggaactagccgtcaggctggcttcgctcgccatatccgtctagccagggggctccgccccctggaccccgtcTGGATCGACCAAGAgtgaaatcagcaggctcgcttcgctcgcctgcatttttcatttgagcatttttatcatatgttaggacaatcctgtcgggggccagactaaacgtctggctaaacggatatggcgagcgaagcgagcctgacggctagtaatataatattcctaggattgaagtagcagtgcctaatcaatttttccgcgataaatgcatttaaatcttcaacttggtgccaacctaacaaagtcaactcaacttaatgccaacctgacaaaattattattaagttagttgccagttaacaactgtttcgaagaggtactctatctagattatatagttctatagtaacatatgatatggaaatttcaattataattaagagattgggagaagaagaatatacatgctaaaagacgaactttaaacccttaaaaacaacccttagagttaaaatattgccaaaagatttcttagtgcgcctctaaagggccaactgaacatacctaccaaatttgaacgtttttggtccgttagatttttagtactgcgagtgagtgagtgagtgagtgagtcagtcagtcagtcagtcagtgagtgagtgccatttcgcatttatatatatagatgctATAGATTGAGATTATGAATAAAGATATTTAGATTATTTTTGTCTCTGGTGTTACTCCACATTAGATTCCCTTTCTatggtgaggttcacgttataatgatagtattCGCTTAACAATATAATGTCCTTTGTTTTATCTATCATTTGTCTATCAAAGTCTATCATTCAAAGTCTATCTTAACAATAATGTCCCTTTTTTGTCTATTATTTGTCtatcaaagcagatagcgctatccttttccagctcttcaacgttgccagatcgtttttcaacaaatgtagaaatataatcaatacaCAAAATTTCCAATCTCAATTATGGCAAATCAtgattttatcattgaaaaaaaacttctcCACAAATAGAGTGGaattcattattccaaacaagaattaacagtagttattatcacatcagatatactggtatcaatatcctctgtagaaggcaggggcaaggcagagaattgacaacgctgttctcctatcttcctccactgccattataacgttgacctcaatCCTtttatattaagtgagcaatttctgtatttatatatccggttatttttatatctggctatttttatatctggttatttatgttttacggatctcgaaaactgctctaacgattttcacgaaatttggaacatagtaggtttatgattcgTTATAAAtaaagtgattagtgagttttagtaaataaataaataacgagtgaagctcggtgccccgatattcgtAGGtttatgaagattcgattgcactaggtctcattctttggaaaactcgctgaacgacattaaaaggataattcatccttggaaaacagatgataatttcgtcgtctctcgataacagaagatgcgtgtgcctgtgtgtgggagagagacagaattatttccagctgtgaaattttatctagctagacaatttaatcgatttgatcagcATAATCTGATTtattgacatgacatgataatcctcccaaactagagtatatcataattttcaaagtttatcattatttgacaatttcaagtgattagtgagtgttattttgctattcaatttggttcgtatataatctaaattataaattttttgttttcaaatttttgaacagaaaattgaacctggaTTACATAACCTACTtcctggactatttatagtgtataaatcaaaattcgggaaagaaacagttttgggctgtgcctattagcacttccccaatcattttagagaattgtgttcggtttattaaaagtaaataaataaataactagtgaagctcggtgccccgatattaattattaagccagttacacacacatcgatttttgttcgttcGATATTTTGCGACTTTTTAGAAAAGATTAGATGGAATTATTGACAAACACCATATGTTTAATAGAATTTAAAAGGACGGCAAAAATTGTCCAAATTAAAATCGATGCGTTTGTAGCTAGCCTTTTTTAAAGGCTTGCCAATTCCCTTTTTGTTCTATTTAGACTATTGTTTATCAgtttatattcataatttgtcAGGGCTTttgaataccaatattgaattcaaaaatagtataatgatgaatatttttggcAGCACttataaatgtattatataAAATTCTCACTAATGGAATTTTGGTTGATTTTCTCTCAGGTGCACCACTCACTGCAACCTTCCCACATTTCTTTGATGCTCCCGAGTTCCAAAACGATGTGATTGGTCTAAATCCAGACAGAGCCAAACACTCCACCTATGGCATATTACAAGAGGTAGGTGATTTCCAAGGAGAGTATGCAGTCCCTATATACAACACCTTTATACTATCCTTGGGTAATTTCAACATAAGTATTGATTTTCAAGAAGTTCTGTCTATAAAATCCAACATCATTCATAAATTCGATAATCAATCTCTTCTTCagccttccggcagtcgcgctgttgtaaaaagtacaacagtgtcagtttttttttgCTACACGAAACTATTGAATGgtgtggtgtcagtgaatgagtcacctttGCATTCCAAAACGTgctcccccatcactccactgagttgcagtataaaccgagcaatggttcagtctttaggtgccatttagtcgcgacagtgcataagatagggaaagactgtatacggggactgtaaacgaaccaataacacagaattgatggctttgcttgatgtaccttattgggctatgaaaatggtaatcatccaaatgttcataggcgtaaaataatcaaagatgatggaaaaagtaattataaaattaattaatatgttttgacagtaaacagagtacatatcactcggaaaattggatgttgtacaaaatacaacacgcgactgctcgtgtgattgagaagAGCGccactaccggaaggttaactTATTGTTCAATAAGTTTATCAGTGGATAAGTGTCATGTTATCACCTAAGCTCACTCTGTTATCACCTTATTACAATTATCTATTTAATCTCTCTCAgaagtgagaaatgaagaatACAGTAATTGTAGATCTATATTGAAACTATGATTGAAGTATAAGTGAAGTTATTTGAATCGATAAGTAGTGAACTTGACACATTGGttgattaataatatcaattattgaaacaatacttAATCGAAGGGTGCGGTATATTATTCTCatctaattttattgaatttattctgtCTTTCTCTTATTGCAGGCAAGTGGTGTTCCTCTGCGTGGAAGACGCCGAGTTCAAATAAGTATtgagttgaaaaaaattccTTACGTCGGAGTCACCAGCAAACTGAAAGGGTACATGTGTCCACTGCTATGGATTGAAGAGGTGTATTATCTTTCTCTACTCActctttcattctctctctttccagcACTAccgtcattcaatgtaaattagtgtataagccagtaaatattgtaacataggCTACATAACTACAGAagtctaatctaatctaatataatttctctctcCATCTGTCTCCCTCTTTGTTTTGACTTCcccttcctttttcttttcctcatttttcttttcttctctcctctttcgctttccatttttatttctttgcCTCTTTTTCCCATTGTTCTATTGTTACTCTTCCTTCCAAGGTTTATTAGATTTGGAATCAGTTACAAGCGAGAATATAGTTGATCCATTCTACTATAAGACTATAATAATGAGGCTTCTATAAGGCTGGAACGGTAGAACATACACGCATGTTCATCATGAGGCTTAATACAACATAAATAAGACAACCGATGACAATTAATTAAatactggaaaattacaaactatagtcatgaaaaattatttaacctcaaatagagcagagaagaaaaaataaacaacaaaaaatcggaGATACAAAAACATAAACTCAAAAAATTTCGCTCAAAGCCTTTCCCTGTGATGGCACAGCATTGTATGACGGCATGTGTACGATGCATGCCATACCATTAGTTGTTATCCTAAGGTTTTtacaatacattttcaagatagaCTAACATTTTTCTGTAAGAGCTGGCCTGCAAGAGCATTAGACTGTACAGTCGAAAATGTCCGGCAAAACGTAGGCCTAACATTAGTGGCTGTCCAAAGACAGATCATCAACGCGAAACAGTGAACAgtacttctatttcttcttctcctaatgCTTTACTGTGATTGGCTATCAGCTTTGAAGTGACTCCTCCCAAGTGCTCTTTCAACTTTCTCCAGCTGCTCTCCCATTGGCTGAGCTTCGACGTGCATTCATCATTCGCCATTCCGTGATTATAGAGAACCGCCATTTCAAAGTCAATTTTGAGCTTCCTCTCCTtctaacttcttcttcttactatTAGAATATCAAATTCTTCTTACTTCTTACTTTtgattctttatatttattaatttttaggTATATATTTtccttattataatattccaacTACAATTAATTGACTTGATAATCAAAATtggataatattgtttttatgtaAGAATGgataaagtgaggtccacgttatgatggcaatgtttgattaggaatggtattgctatccttgtctatcattcaacaaagcggatagcgctttcTCTTTCTCGCTATGCTTTGTTGCCAGACCGTAGTTTAAcaattaagaatcaataattaattgaaaaaaaatatttcatcttaatcatgagaatccattatgaaattattgaaaaatataatttattgcttaataaaataattataatattgattattttaaaagagattGAACAGTTAATTACCTTAAAaacatcaataagcctgtatcagctaccgtgaagaaggcattgacaagacagtgaggtacgacaacgttgttcccctatctgtctccactgctattataacgtagacctcactatgatgttatttatttatttattacatccCGGAAtcacaatattgaatgaatgattggGTGAGAGTCAACAGgttaaacccaaaactgtttctctccatAATTTCGATGAAAATAGTCCAAAAAATGAGGTGGTTATGTtgaaaaatgagatcactcTGGTCAACGAAACTTTTGTTGTAGGAATGAAAAACAGATAGTCTTGTGCTTTTAGTCTTGTGGAATtatcgaaaaatataatttcttgcttgtaCAGTTGATAAtacatcgataaacctgtatcagctactgctgtctatagaatgcattgacaagacagaaagGTTCGAAAACGTTGTTCccctatccttctccactggctttataacgtgaacctcaatatagtgttattaattcatttatcaCATTCCagaatcacaatatcaaatgaatgattgggagagaaagagaatcaATATGATGAACCCGAAtctgtttctctctcttattttgataaaaatagtccaaaaaatGAGGCTATGTTGAAAAATGAGTCATCACTTTGGTCAACGTAATTTTTGTTGTATAAAAAAAACAGACTGTCTTATGCTCAAGTTCTTTATCGTGGGAATTCGTTACAAGGAGAAATGCATCAACACTTTCAGTTCGTGCTGCTAATTAGATTATGTGACGCATGATAGCCTAACCGAGTACCTCTAATTCATCCTGTAATTCATCTAATAAatggatagaatagaatgattcTTCTATTTGAAGACGTGGTGAGGTTTGAATGAAAGTATGGCTCTACTCATAgtgaataaatacattttggGAAAAATCTATCAATCTCACcaatttgttaattatttccAGGCATTCGACTTGGAGGGCGACCTTCTCAGCATGGTGAAGTACCAGCTAGTTCTCGGTCTAACCGCTATGAGCGCTGTGAAATGGGGCCTTCTCATCTTAGGAGCAGGACTCTCGATTTTCGGAGGCGTCGGAAAATTCATGAACGGTCCCAACTGGAAGAAAATGGGTCGAGAAAACTCCCCTCAAAACCCACCCGATTTACCGACAGTAGAAGATGGCAGCAACAAAAGATACCGGAATCTCCAAGACCCAAAGATGGAGCAACAATCTAGATCTATAATGTTCTACAAAGAAAAGTTTAGGAAAGCAGATTCCTCTATCCAAACAGAACCGTTGTTTTTTGCTGTGGAGAACGGGAGAAACCTACAACCTCAGAAAGTTAATATTGAGGATAGACCTACACATAAATTCGGACACGACCCTTCACAAACTATAATACCGTGTATAGTACTGAGGTTGAACCTGATTATCAATCACAACCAATACTAGACAACAATCGAAAAGTGATTAAATCGAGGATAGATAGTCCTGGGAATGATGTAGATCAGAGGTTCCCTCTACTCAATATTGTGAATAACGATGAGGTATATGGATCTCAAGGTTCAAGACAATATAAATCGGATGGAATGAACTACGAAGTCAGGAATCAGGAGATTATGAGAGAAGGAAAACTATGTAGATCGATTGTTGAGGACTACAATCCCAAAAATAAAGGAGCTATGAGAGAGTCTATGAGAGAAGGAAAAGTATATAAATCGAATGTTGAGGACTACAATCCCAAAAATAAAGGAGCTATGAGAGAAGTGAGTCGATATGAGTCAAATGGTGAGAATTATTATCGAAACAATCAAAATATTAAGAGTATAGGAGAGCAGTGTGAAACAGATTATGTAAGATATGATCTCAAAAATCAGGAGATTATTAGAGGAGGAAAACAATATACGAATGAATCGAATGGAGAGAGCTACAATATCAGGATTCATGAGAACAATATTATGAGAAAAGGGGAACAATATGGATTGAATGATGTGGGCTACGATCTCAGAGATGAGAAAATTATGAGAGAAGGAAAACAATATACAGCAAATTATGTTCATAACTATGATTTTCGAGAACGGGAGATTTTGAATGAAAGAGCCAAACAGGGTAGATATCATAATGATGTGGATTCTCGGAATAGAGGTATCATGAAAGAAGAAACGAGAGGAAGTAGATTTCATAATGATGTGGATTCTCGGAATAGAGGTACaatggaagaagaaaacgaGAGGAAGTAGATTTCATGATGATGTTGACCCAAATTTTGGGAATAGAGGGATCATTGAACAAGGAACAAGAACGAGTAAATTTGGGAATGCTGGATCACGTTTTGAAAATAGAGAAATTTTGGATGAAGATTCTACAAATTCGAGGAGGAATGTTGTTACTAGGGTAAAAAAATGATCCAAAATATTTGATGCAACGAGAAGAAAATCATGGTGGAGTGGAGGATGATTCTAAATTGAAATCAGAGATTGCAAAGTTGAATGCAAGATTGAACGTGCTTGAGAGGATGAAAGAGAATTTGTCTAGAGTTCCAAGAGACCAACCCAGAGAGGACGGAGGAGATGGGAGGTCGGAAAAGAAGGGTGATAAAGATATAAAAGTAAGTGAGAGAGATGATTTTGGAGAAGAAAATTCAAGACTGGAGAAAGAGGCTGAAGAATTGGGGATGGACAAGAGGATTTTCGTCTCAAATCAGGGTGGATTTCTGGATGGAGCACTGAAAGATAGGAATTTGAAACTTGAAGAAGAGGCTAGGAAGTTGAGAGTGGAGCTGAATGTGTTGAGAGGTTTAAAAAACGGACAATTCCCCCTGAAAAACCGTAGAGATGACGGAGTTCAAACTGATGAAACTCTCACAAATTCCAAAATTCAAGGATATacaaaaaatgatgataataattcaacGAAAGGGATTATCAGAAAACCGAACACCACTGATACAGGTTTACAATCAGTTGTAGTACCTAAACCGTCGGTAAGATTTCAACATAAAGTTGACTTGAATGGAATGCATGTGGGGGATAATGTTTTTTTAGAATCGCGGAAAAGTTTGAAAACTGAAGGGGATGATTTGGGGTACGAGTTGAATTCTAGGGAGAAGTTCTTTGGACGTCAAGGAGCTACAGATCTGAAAAATTTCGAGAAAACTGttgaaattagtgaagaatttgGGAGAATTGATAGAGATGCAGGGAGAAAATCGGTTATTGGTAGTCATGTTGATATTTCCCAGAGAAAAGTTGATACAGGTGATGATGATACGAAGAATACAGAACAAGTTGGAAGTGTTGTAAGATATGTTGGAACTGCAGAAAAAGGAAGAGATATTGAGAACAATAGCACAATGAAAAATGGAAGAGGAAATGTTTCTTTAGATGATTATAAGAATATGGGAAGGGAAACGTATCGTGGAAGAGGATCGAATGTTGAAACAGGAACAAATATGGAAAaggcaacaaaaaatgtccaacATGGAACcaaagatgaagctttgaataAGAACGCAGGTGAAGCTAGTTCGACAAAACCTAGAGAATCAAATTCTACAAGCTTACTGGCAAACAAACATATAATAGACAACGATAATCCACTATCAAATATTCAAAAAGGACCCACGTTGAAAATGACTTTACCCGAGTCAATGCATTTCTCAGGCAGTAGACATTTTGAAAACGAGGTCCTCAAAGTTTTACGAGGTGAAATGAGCTCTCAGATTAGAGAGTATGAGAGTTTGGGTGGAGGTAATCTGAAAACGGCTCAGAAATTGTTGGAACCAAtggaaaaagtgaaagttttgtcTAATATTCTTGATGGTGATAATGATAAGGGCGGGGGTGGAGGTGTTGGTGTGATAGTCAAGGATGAGGAAAGGGTTGGTGATAATGATGTGGTGAAGCTTTCAAAAAAAGttgaagaaatttcaaaaacctcaaGTTCAAGCAGTGAAAGTCAAGAGGACCTGATCGACAAATTCAAACAGAAAGTCCTAGCAGAATCGGAAATACTTAGGAAAAAGTATTACGATCAAATAACCACTCCACCAAACAAACGTCGTCGTATCCAGATCTCATCTTCGACTGAAGACACAGAGGAAACAACTCTAGACGAAGACAGCAATATGGAGGAGCTTGATGAGCAACTGAGAAAACTGTCACCAGAAActgagaaagaggagaaggataagTTGCCAGATCTGAAGAAGGTTAAGATCAAGAAGAATTGGAAAAAGGTGTTGACGATTGTCCATACTTCTAGACAGATCTACAATTATAGACAGTTGGAGAAAAGGCAGCTGTTTGGGGAATCGGTTGAGGATTACCTTGAGGATCCCCAGAAAGTTGAGGATAAGATCCAAGAAGTGAGGAAGATCTCAAGGTCTAACAGTGTAGAAACAGATTCGTTGGAAGGTTATGACTCATCTAGGAGTATTGAGAATACTCAGAGTCTTGACACACCGTCTCTGTCGAGGAGTATCGAAAATACTCCCTCAATGACTAGACGGCGGCCATCTTTGAAGTATTTGGAGCGTGTGGAGAGTATTGAGAGTTATTGGATGGTGAAGGGTTGTCGGATGCTAGGATAACTGTAACGGGAGCTTTTAGTGGTGGAATTTTGAGGAGGAGATTGTCAAGGGAAAATAGTTTGTCGGATGAAAACGTTTAGATTACAAGGAAAGTTTCTTTACCACTTACTAGCATTTGAAATGTATTCGAGAGAGTGTTCAAGAGAGTTCTAAAAATTGTTCAGTGGCAGCATCTGTTGTTTAATATTCACTATTTCAACACTGAATCACCCCTGATTCAGTGTTGAGATAGTGAACATTAAATAGTAGTTATTGGTCTGAAGATAATTAGTGTAGAGAATTGGTCTATAATCTAAGTCTAGTAGTCGATTAGTTTAGATATTGATGCAGTATGtttcaaacaaaatttcaagtattgAAATCCATTGTGATAAAATTTTAGACCTCATTC from Nilaparvata lugens isolate BPH chromosome 11, ASM1435652v1, whole genome shotgun sequence harbors:
- the LOC120353631 gene encoding sensory neuron membrane protein 1-like; the encoded protein is MTSCYCSRPKKCPPGAVDITPCLGAPLTATFPHFFDAPEFQNDVIGLNPDRAKHSTYGILQEASGVPLRGRRRVQISIELKKIPYVGVTSKLKGYMCPLLWIEEAFDLEGDLLSMVKYQLVLGLTAMSAVKWGLLILGAGLSIFGGVGKFMNGPNWKKMGRENSPQNPPDLPTVEDGSNKRYRNLQDPKMEQQSRSIMFYKEKFRKADSSIQTEPLFFAVENGRNLQPQKVNIEDRPTHKFGHDPSQTIIPCIVLRLNLIINHNQY